The Spirosoma sp. SC4-14 DNA window CCGTCTTATTTCAACAACTTCTTTAAAAAGTTTATGGGTACTAACCCCCGGCGCTTTCGTCTGATGGAGGTTTGAAATGTGTAAGTATTGGTTTGAATACTTTTACCTCGGGGCCTTTCCTCTGCCGTAACTTTGTTTTCTGAATAGTAAAACCATACAGCTTGTTATGATTGCAGCGAAAGGATATGCCGCCCAAACTAAGGATACAGATCTGGCTCCCTGGAATTTTCAACGTCGTGAAGTTGGGCCGCACGATGTTCAGTTTGATATTATGTACTGTGGTGTCTGCCATTCCGATCTACATCAGATCCGAGATGAATGGGGAGGTTCCATTTTCCCAATGGTTCCGGGCCATGAAATCGTAGGCCGAGTGGTTGCGGTAGGGAGCCACGTTACCAAATTCAACATTGGCGATTTGGCGGGTACGGGGTGTATGGTCGATTCGTGCCGGGTGTGTGAATCCTGTCAGCATGGCCTGGAGCAGTATTGTCTGAACGGCAATAGTCAGACCTATAATGGGTTGGAGCAGGATAAGAAGACGCCGACCTATGGAGGGTACTCCAATACGATTGTCGTCAACGAAGATTTCGTGCTGCACATACCAGCCAATTTAGACCTGGCGGCCACAGCGCCCCTGCTTTGCGCGGGCATTACAACTTACTCACCTTTGCGCCACTGGAAGGTAGGGGCGGGGCACAAATTAGCTGTTTTAGGGTTAGGTGGATTGGGCCATATGGGCGTTAAATTTGGGGTAGCCTTAGGCGCGGAAGTAACCGTTCTGAGCACATCGCCCCGGAAAGAAGCCGATGCTAAAAAGTTGGGTGCTCATCATTTTGTAGTGACTACAGACCCTGCCCAGATGGAAGCAGCCAAAGGGCAGTTCGATTTTATCCTGGATACGGTATCGGCCGAGCATGATTATGGGCAGTATCTTGCTTTATTGAAAGTAGATGGTACCCATATCTGTGTAGGTGCTCCACCAACGCCTTCGGCCCTTCATGCGTTTAGTCTCATTATTGGCCGGAAAAGCATTGCAGGATCTGGTATTGGCAGCATTGCCGAAACGCAGGAAATGCTGGACTTCTGTGGCGAGAACGGTATCGTTTCCGACATCGAGATGATTGATATTAAGGGCATTCATCAGGCGTATGATCGCATGGTGAATGGTGATGTAAAGTACCGGTTCGTGATCGATATGGCAACTTTATGACAGGATGCCGAAAACGTGCTCGATAAACAAGCAGGGCACTGATACGTAATTGAGGCAGCAACGATCTGATGAATAATCAACCAGATAGCGATACGATCTTCGAGCGGATGAAAGCCGGTGAGCTGCTCCGCAAGGATGATCCCGAATATGCCAGGTTCAGTGAAGTTGTCTCTCGAACAATTCGGCTCTGTGTTGAGATGAACGCTATGGCAACCGATGTCGATCAGATGCGCGAACGATTGAGCGACATCATCGGAAACCAGATTGATAAATCTACGACGATCTTCCCGCCGTTTTACACCAACTTTGGCCGGTTTATTTCGCTGGGGAAAAACGTCTTCATCAATCATGCCTGTTCGTTTCTGGATATTGGCGGAATTACAATTGAAGACGATGTGCAGATCGGGCCACGAGTTAACCTTACATCTGAAAACCATCCACTCGATCCGGCTGACCGGAAAACGGTTATTCCCCGGCCGGTTGTGATCAAACAGAATGTCTGGATTGGTGCAGGAGCTACCATTCTGCCTGGTGTTACAATTGGAGAAAACGCCATTGTAGCTGCCGGTGCAGTAGTGAGCCGGGATGTACCCCCCAATACGGTCGTTGCTGGTGTACCGGCCAAAGTGGTTAAGGCTTTATAAAGGCATTTCCAGATTAAAATATCTGGCGAAAAAGCAAGTAAGTAAAGCTACTGCCAGAGATGTATCGGCTAAAGAAAGTAGTATAGTGTCGGATACCCGGCGTCTTGACTATAGCGAAACCTGAGCTGACGAATTAACGAAATAGGGCGGTCAGGCACTCGTTATTCAGACCGGCGTAACTAATTCGGGGGTTGGCTGGCTCAGGTTAGTTGATGCGTAAAAAGGCTTGTCGGTCCACATCGACAAGCCTTTTTAGCTAACAGGCAGAATAAGAGTAACGGTTGTGCCCTGCCCCACTTCCGATTGAATTTTGATAAGCCCCATGTGATTGCGAATTATTTTTCGACAATAGGCCAGGCCAAAACCTTCACCTTCTCGAATCTTATTGTGGGGTAATTGCGAAAATAAATCGAAAATTTTCTCAAGCTGGGACTTTTCAATACCAACGCCATTATCGGCTATCTGAATCGCAATGTAGCGA harbors:
- a CDS encoding sugar O-acetyltransferase, translated to MNNQPDSDTIFERMKAGELLRKDDPEYARFSEVVSRTIRLCVEMNAMATDVDQMRERLSDIIGNQIDKSTTIFPPFYTNFGRFISLGKNVFINHACSFLDIGGITIEDDVQIGPRVNLTSENHPLDPADRKTVIPRPVVIKQNVWIGAGATILPGVTIGENAIVAAGAVVSRDVPPNTVVAGVPAKVVKAL
- a CDS encoding NAD(P)-dependent alcohol dehydrogenase, producing the protein MIAAKGYAAQTKDTDLAPWNFQRREVGPHDVQFDIMYCGVCHSDLHQIRDEWGGSIFPMVPGHEIVGRVVAVGSHVTKFNIGDLAGTGCMVDSCRVCESCQHGLEQYCLNGNSQTYNGLEQDKKTPTYGGYSNTIVVNEDFVLHIPANLDLAATAPLLCAGITTYSPLRHWKVGAGHKLAVLGLGGLGHMGVKFGVALGAEVTVLSTSPRKEADAKKLGAHHFVVTTDPAQMEAAKGQFDFILDTVSAEHDYGQYLALLKVDGTHICVGAPPTPSALHAFSLIIGRKSIAGSGIGSIAETQEMLDFCGENGIVSDIEMIDIKGIHQAYDRMVNGDVKYRFVIDMATL